DNA sequence from the Centroberyx gerrardi isolate f3 chromosome 2, fCenGer3.hap1.cur.20231027, whole genome shotgun sequence genome:
ATTTTGTGCAAGCGTCCCTGCTGGGAATAAAACACCGGTCTCCCGATTgggagtctgcagtctaactccctgcgagacactttcacccacgtgaccaaaagtggtgaGCAGAGCAATCGACCAACTAAACGACCGACCGACCAACCGACATTGCAATCCTTAGAACCTCTGCTGTGGCGGGGCTAAAGATTCCTGCTACCAATCTATTATGGTATACAATCTCTTGTTTCTCCCAtgtcttttcctagcacttcttgctcacatgatcattctagggtcaaAGCAATATTGTCAGGGTAATGTGTCTCTGATCCTTCCACTCCTTACTATAGATTGAAGttaaagtttattctactgttgtgaGTTGCTCTGGTAGAGAGTGTCTAATAAAtgtccaaaatgtaaatgttttaaaaggCTACAGGTGGATTACTTACTATCGGCTGAGCTGGACAGACTGAGGGTACCAGCCATGGTAAGCAGCACAGGATCAGTCATCTTCAAACAGGCAGCCATATTGTCATCTGTGGGGCAGTTGACCTTCAGGGCAACCTGCAGGGAGAAGGCAAGGGTTCATATCATGGCTAATTGTTTCCCTGCCCTCAAGTTACACGTAGGCCTTTAAATTGCAGCTCCTTTTATCAAAAAAGTAGTGTTAAAAGAATTACAAAATCACACAGACTAGTTACACAAATCAGGGGATTCGTTATATACCTCCTCTGCCAGCCGACGGGGGTTCTTGTTGATGCCCCAGGGACAGAGGGCGACCCCGCTCTGGGAGATGGCTCTCTTGAACAGTCCTTTGTTGTGGGGAGTGAGAGTCTTGTTTCGGAACAGAACAAGAAGCAAAgtcaataaaacaaaagagGAACAGATAGCAACATgaggcaggaggaagagagaaagtcaGACATTAAAAGCAATTTTGAACAGGTGAGTTGTGAGGGATAAAATGAGTATGAATTGAGTTGGTAGTGTGCAGGCTTTACTCTTTTCTGCTGTGACTTATCCAGCCATGTACGTCATCTTGATGTACTCACTGTATTAACTATCAGTCAAACTAAGATCAAGACTTAATGAAAACCTCTGACCTGGAAGCTGACACTAGCTCCACCAGCAGACTCTCCAAAGACGGTGACGTTTTCAGGGTCTCCTCCAAAAGAACGGATGTTCCTGTGCACCCAGGCAATGGCAGCCTGCTGGTCCCACAGACCATAGTTTCCTGTCAAGCAACAAGTAGCTGAACTCAAAAAAGCTGTCACATCTAGGAAATAAACTGACTGAATTCAGATGGCCATCACCCTCCAGTTGCTGCTGTAAAGACATAAATAAATTGGCACCTACCAGGTAAGCTAGCATCTCCAGAACTCAGGAAGCCCAGGGTTCCCACTCGGTATCCCAGAGTCACCACAATAACATTTCCCCTGTCTGCAATCTCCTGTCCGCTGTATAGATAGTTGTCCAGGAAGTTGGCTCCCATCGACCCACCAACCAGGAAGCCGCCTCCAAAGATCCAGACCATGACTGGGAGGTTAGTGGACACTAGGTAACAAAGAGAATGATAGCAAATTGAAGTAGCTTTAGAGTATATGAACAAAAGAACACATAAAGAACGCATAAAACAACATATAGTAAAGACATCACATAACTCAAGTGGGAATGAGCCTAGAATACTGTTTTCCACCATCGACCAACTGCTGAATCCTGCCCCGGGCATTTTAAGCCAAGTCTCTGGTGTAAAATGTGAGGAAGTTTTTgaaaaaccaaaatcataattGTCAGGGCTAATATTGCTTCAGCTGCTGGTAATTTCAATAGTCAAAATTGCTACTGAAGAAATCATATTTGGACTGTGGGGTCCtaactacaggcccatatcaaacCTTATTTTTTTAAGTAAGTTACTTGAAGTAGTTTCTAACcaaattaacaactttttaaatggAAACAACATTCTGTTTCAGTCAAGTTTCAGAAccaaccacagcacagaaactgctgtCACCAAAATAGTCAATGATTTGAGATTTGAGACATTGACCACAATATTCTCATAGATCATCTCGAGGttggtctctctgaatgtgAAACTGGTTCCAAACGTACATTACAGGGAGGAAATTTTTCATCTGGAGAtcatgtatcagagaaacatgatgtaacttctggtgttgcacaaggaagctgtcttggtcccttgcctttttcactatacatgcttccattaggtgatatcatcagagaacataatgttGAATTCCGAAGATACGCcgatgatacacaactatacattgTATAgtgtagagccaaatcatgcagatgccttaagctccctcactacttgtctattTGCCATCAATGATTGGATGAGAACAAATATCTTAAAACTaaatgaagataagacagaaatccTTTTGGTTGGCCCAAAAGCCAAAAGGGAggaactctccacaagacttgggaaccCAAATCCCTggatcaaatcagaagtaacaagcctaGGTGTTATTTTAGATTCCGATTTAAGTTTcaattcccatataaacaaggtgaccagaacagcattttTTCATGTTAGAGTTATTGCCCTccctaacccagaaagatgccAAAAAGCTAACTCATGTGTTTATTACAAGTAGATTGGACTAATGCCCTTTTTACCAACATCcctaaaaagtctattgagaggcttcaacTTATCCAGAATTCTACAGCTAGCTTTTAACAGCATAAcactccggttttagctgcattgcactggctcccagtatCCTTTAGAATCGATTTTAAAGTCCTTTTACTTttatacaaagctcttaatggcttagggctggcctacattacagaatccctgctgttctataTTCCTTCAAGaaccctcaggtcttctactgcaGGTTTACTGCAcgttttcagcttagcttttaattagccttcattttaaccatttaatttgattgtgttgttttaatgCAATTCATTTAGTCAGTTTTCCTTTATTTGCATATtcttatctttctattttagttgattgtattattttaatgtaatgcattttgcttgttcttttacaTAATTTGTTTGCCTTCTATTGATCTAAAGCACATTGATTTGCATGTTGTGTATAAAagctgctatataaataaaatacaaataataaccCTCAGATAAACAACAGATCAAGGCCAAAATAGAGTCACTGCTACCATACTTAAGTATTAAAAGCATATGAGTAAGTCCAAATCCAAGTAAAGTGCTACAATATACAGTGCCAAATGTCAAGGAGAACCAGTTCACATTACATTAAAAGATTTAGCCTGTGTACGGCCACTGGGACGAAAGAGTCTCAGGCACACcgtgttttcattttgagctCAAACTCCTTGTGGAGTGGATGATCAGGGCAGTCCAGGGTTGGCATGGTGACAAGCAAacacctgctgctggctgcttaTCTCAGTCTTTACCTGAACGGCCATGAGGAACCCAGATGTTAAGGTAAAGACAGTCCTCACTGCCACGGGTGGAAGTCATGATGAGGTTCAGCTGAAGGCATCTCTTCCTGTATTGATTGGCCTTCAGAATGCctgaagagagacacacagactgtcAGAAGTGTGTGATAAGCACTAATACGACTAGCAGTGCAATAGGACTGTCAAAATCGCGTGAGCTATGGAATTTATATGACACATTACATCATACAATTTAGACCTTTAGCTGACACTAGAGCCCATTCATATCTAGAAcgacaactataaagataactataaactataacaaTACATTATTGATTAGGCGTTCACACTAGAGCAATATCTGTGATCAGTTCTTCAGCAAACAAAGCCCTTTTTTCTTAggactttaatttgattggttgaaaatgtttcgTCGTCTCTGCATCGCATAAATCGCTCTGAGAtcgaaccaaaaatatagttatagttatcgttttggatgtttttagtAGTTATCGTTATAGTGGAAATACAGATATTCTATTTATGTTGTTTCACATCtattgttctagatgtgaaaGGGCCTTAAATCTGTTGCTCTGGTCAGTGAGAAGTTGAATGAGTCTACCCACCATCCCAGCCGGGGTGACGCTTTGGTTTCTCAAACCTTCCAGGAATGTCAGCAAAGGGAACTCCCTTGAAGATGTCCATGTGGTGGCGATACCCAAGGCGAATGTTCTTCCCCTCCACCATGCCTCCCTCCGTCTGCACCACTCCCAGCTACAATCAAAAGCATTTTGACTTattgatcagaatcagaattagaTGTACTTTATTTGCCAAGCACATAAAaagtacaggaatttgtctagGTGACATGACTTGGTGTGGTATACCAACAAATTTGCATGGAACTAATTTTCAATTACATAGGACTGTGCCTCTAAAATTTGGCacacatttaatttattcaatAGGTTCAATTAATCACTAATGTTTTCCAACATCTAACCATACACATATGGAAAAATGGATAGATTATGCACAGTGTCGTAACTCATTGGAGGGGCTCTACAATGAATATGTTTAAAACTCCTGTTTAGACTGAAGAGATTAGTAAAACTTTTTCACTCTTTGCTAATATGATgcaaaatgggtttttttttgcattgcaccATATTACCTTTAGTTTATCTTTAGTGAAAGAAACCAATAAAGGTCAAAGTAGGTGCTAATCCACTGCTGGTAAACATATTAAATACTATTTCTGATATATTTCAGAAGATATCTATAATCACTAAGTTATGtcttttggggaaaaaacagaatatgagagtttgaatcaatcaatcagcaaTTCAAAGGATAGACAACTTTCAAAGCATGAAGAAAAGGGTAGAAATGTAGGGTAAAAATGTTGTAGCTACATACTCCAACAGACATGAAgatttttgttccaaaataagatatccaccacttgaaaaaagtgacacttatttttacaaaatgattgatgactcaaaataagaacaaattatggtacttaCTATGGTGTATAAGTGTAGTAACTAACTAACTCTTTTACATACTGAATCCTCTATATTGAACTTGAACAGATGATGGTTGTTTTCCAGATTGCATACATAGCTTTTCAGAAATTAACTCTTCGTATGACTCTGTAAAAATGACACACTTACAGACGTCGCAGAGACAGTCTCCAGAAACAGGGCAACAGCAACCAAAATTCCCAGTTTCTCCATCATGGTCAAACTGTGGAGGCCAGGTTGAATTACTACCAGGCTTTTATACAGGAGACCCCTCCCATATACTGCAGCATCTGACCAGCGCACTCTCTGGGCCTGCTGTTCTCATCATTACGTAATACATAATATTTAACCACCTTGTGTTCCCACTTAACCTCAATCCTAACAACGTAAGATACAAAAAGAGAAGTATAAATTAAGTTATTTTATTCAGTGTTCCAATGAAACAAAACCTTTATACAGTGGGTAAATTTTATCCAGGGCTGTTGCTTGCCAGCTAATGTTGTGCTCACTggcattttcttttcataacTGCTGCTAActcatatcactgttgtcatgtgaacaATGtctaactccaattttggtgatttttgtgttcttacttcagttgaaggattacatgtgcCTCTGGTTTGAGAAAATGTTCATGAatccctttcaaaacccattggataaactcaaaacaTACATGGTGGCCAGCTAAGGTCaaggctatttttttttctggagatAGAAGGTTTACATTCGACAGCGACGATATGTTCTGAacatacaacaaacaaatgtaGAAGTaagtctgtgtagattcatttcagtcatccaggtagtaagatgtccaaaaaataaataaaaaaaccaataaatgaataaataataaataaataaatgataaatgaagagttgaagacgttACACCTGAGTGGCAAAACATCTTCAACATCTTCATCCTCTGACTCTGAGCTGCTAAGTGGGGTGATTCAACCCTATGTCAGTGTAGTGTTAGTGTCGGTCTTATCAGAGCTGACACTGGGAATACAGAGTGGTGTTCCCGGGATGCCAGAAGTCATTGTCAAATTTCCCAGAGGTGTACTGGGCCAAATTCcaccaaacatctgtgatgggaggggcCCACCTGATAAACCAATGACCCaaccctcttttcctctcacatACCTTCTGTCAAGGCAGTCGCACTACTCACCACTGAACCTGTCAACAACTTCACTTATTTTACCTTGTAAAGAAATCTATTTTTAATCGctcataaatataatatataaaaggTAAAATATAAAAGGTAAAATggtgaaatatgaaataatttCACCTTCTTCAAAAATATGACAACTGGCAAATAATCGTCCTAAAAGCTATGGAAATGTGAATAACCTTATGTGGCAACTCACTAATTAAGACAACATGAGATAGGGttgaaataatatatttatattatttttaccaTGTGACTAAATGGAACAATTATGACAAATGACTGTTGTCACTAAATGGAACAAGTGTGACAAATGACTCAGCAGATCATGATAATAACGAGGTAAAcaggtcatttttttttgcattggtTTATTGTCTCAGTGATGGAATGCAGTGAATCATTTTAGTCTTAAactctgatatgatgatgaggatgttTTTGATGAAAGGGGTTAGATGGTAACAGTTGTCTCCTCTGCAGCCGGAACTGAGGCAAGGCTGGGTAAAACACTGGTCCAAAAATGCACATATCGCATCCTCATCTTCTGTTTCACATAGTTCTTGTTCATCTTGGCATTGATCTCCAGGAACTGGTGTCCAGTGCTGGTGAATTTAGGCCAGGTAGTGGGCACACTCAGCCCTCCTTTGTTGGGGTCTCTGTGGAGatagacacagagaaacaccaTCATGAGAAaagtgggagtgatgacagtaaTCATGAATCAGTCTCTGAGAGTATCATAAAATTAATTATGCTGAAATTCAAATGAATTCTAGCTTCCATAAATTCAAATCAAACTCAAATTCTGCTTCCTATGGaaatatttaatttgaaaatCATTCTGTGCAAATGCCCCTTAGCCATATCTGCCTTGGGAGCATCCATGTAACAAAAACTGGAATGAACAAAATATAACAACAGGACACAATGTCCATTTACCCTGTCTTGGCAAAGTTGGTCCAGTAGGAAATCATGTAGCCGGAGACATCGCGGTGGCTTGGCCAGTATGCCAGGGGAGTGGTGAAAGGCTTCCCAAACACGTACTGCAGGTCATCGGAGTGGTCAGCTCCCATCCAGCTGGGGTAGGGCCTACCGAGGCCGCCCATACGGTTCGGCTCAGAGAAGAGGTAGGAATAGGTGCGGCCAGACctacagaggagaaggagaggttaAAAGGGTTACAATGAATAATCTTGTTGCTAAGCCTGCATCTAATGTGCTTATCGCATCCTTTTATGAAGCCATGCACATAAGCCTGATTAATAGAATcaatacaaaaaatgttattCTCACTTGGCATTCGCAGCATGGAGGTAGAGAGCAGCCTGGGTAGGAACCAGGAAGATGTAGTCAGTTCCAATTTCCACTATAGTTCTCTTGATTTTCTCCTTGCTAGGTTTCGATCCTCCCCAGCTGGACGAATACTGGTTGAAAGCGCTGTCCAGACCAGCCTGGCCCTTGCCTTTGGTGTAAGCACCCAGGAGCGCCTTCAGATCATCCCTGAAATGTGACAAAGAACTTAAAAGGACTTTGAAAAGGCTAATTGTGTGCCCAGAGATACTGTAGTAAATCATGTACCCCTGCTTTTCTAGGATCCCATCCAACCAGCACCTTTCCTCCCATTTTCCCTCCTGTATACACTCTCTGTGTATACAGGAATAAACGGTTCTAATGAAAGTTTCTGCAAACATCTTTACATCATGATGCCCCAGACATATGCTTTGTATGCACACCTAGGATAGAGGCCTCACTTATGGAttaaccaaaaataaaaaaaattagctTTCTCCGTCTATTATCCTattaacacactgacactcacacaGGGGTGTCAACCAGGGGCCTGTTGATGGAGGGGACGTCCAAACCGGTGAAGAGGTGTCCATCCATGTCGTTAATACCAGCGATGTAGTCAATGTCAGCGGCATTGTGGAACAGGTTGCCAGGCTCATCAGGAAGGAAGTCCCCGTCGATCACAGCAGACAGCACCAGGTTTTTCACTATGGGGTCTGGGGGAAGTTGACACAGGGATTCACAGGTATTTCACAGTATGTTGCACAAATATAGAAAAgccacaataaaataaaatatggtgAGCAGTGTTACCCAAAAAGCCTCAGTGTATTAAAACAAAGAATAGAGTGAACATCTTGTCCGTTTCAAATTCAAAGAAGAGACAGATGCactctcaagtaaatcagagtTATTGCGACCAAAAGGTTAACATTTCCGCTATAGCTTATGCCATCCCGAGAGCCTCCCTGAGTGAAAacttattttttgtatttcccTGTGCAATGTCAATatgatatacatatatatatatatatatttatagaaggaaaagaaaagggtCCAAGGCAGGGAGGTGagaggggagtggaggagagcagcCTGAAAGCAAAATGACAAGGACTGAAGAAAGTGGAGAGTTGAATCTTATTAAGTTTAAAGACATATCAAGCAAGCCCCGTAACCCACTTGAACCGACAGATGCTTTTTGGGAAGAGCTTGGGAACAATTTACACAGCAATGTGCCAGCCAATGGCAATATATTGATTTATTGCAGGACTGAAGCCATAGCAAACTAAAGCCATAAAAATCCAGTACTTGGCGTGTAGTTGAGTGCTACATTTCGGGTTGCAGTCAAGGCTTACAGGGAGTAATTTATGGGGTGGACAGTGATATGGATACAGTTATGGACAGTGATATTTCTGAGTCCTGCCTATTAAACACCTTGACAGGGGCAAGGATTGATGCTGTCAGTGGGTTTAAAACCTTGCAAGGGGAATAAAAAAGACTAGCACAGCTGTACTGATCACATTTAGAGAGGATGCACTGAGACATGGTTAGTCTGGAGTATTTAACTCACCAGGTCAAGGCTTATGCGCATCCTCCACTGCACTGTTGCCAGAGATTTGGGCATGTAGCGGCTGCATGTAGAGGATCAAGGAAATGTGTAAAGTGTGGAGGGGACCATGAGCTTCCAGATTGTAGGGGCAGAGAGCCCAAATGCTGTAATTGGGGCAATTATATTTCAAAGCTGTGAGTACTAAGTTGGAGCTGAGCGGAAAATGTCTCCTATGCTGAAGCAGTCTGAAGAGTTTCAGAAAGTAAATGTCAGCTGTAGTAAGTGCTGGAGAAGTCCTGTTAC
Encoded proteins:
- the LOC139926901 gene encoding bile salt-activated lipase-like, with translation MMEKLGILVAVALFLETVSATSLGVVQTEGGMVEGKNIRLGYRHHMDIFKGVPFADIPGRFEKPKRHPGWDGILKANQYRKRCLQLNLIMTSTRGSEDCLYLNIWVPHGRSVSTNLPVMVWIFGGGFLVGGSMGANFLDNYLYSGQEIADRGNVIVVTLGYRVGTLGFLSSGDASLPGNYGLWDQQAAIAWVHRNIRSFGGDPENVTVFGESAGGASVSFQTLTPHNKGLFKRAISQSGVALCPWGINKNPRRLAEEVALKVNCPTDDNMAACLKMTDPVLLTMAGTLSLSSSADSPLVNNLGLSPVIDGDFLPDEPGKLFHNTAEIDYIAGINDMDGHLFTGLDVPSINQPLVDTPVDDVTRLLRSYTKEKGKAGLDNGFSTYTSTWGTNPSQETIKKTIVEIGTDYIFLVPTQAALYLHAANATSGRTYSYLFSEPNRMGGLARPYPSWMGADHADDLQYVFGKPFTTPLAYWPRHRDVSGYMIAYWTNFARTGDPNKGELKVPTTWPKFTSTGHQFLEINSKMDKNYVRQKMRMRYVHFWTSILPNLPNII